The sequence GCTGGGCGACTGCATCGACTGCACCCTGTGCGTGCAAGTGTGCCCGACCGGTATCGACATCCGCGACGGGCTGCAGTACCAGTGTATCGGCTGCGCGGCCTGCATCGATGTCTGCAACGAGGTGATGGACAAGATGGGCTACGAAAAGGGGCTCATCCGCTACACCACCGAGAACCTGATGGCCGGCAAGGGCCTTCATGTCATCCGTCCGCGCACCATCTTCTATGCGCTGGTGCTGCTGGCCCTGAGCGCCGGGTTGATCTGGTCCATTGCCAGTCGGATACCGGTTGAACTGGACATCATCCGCGATCGCAATTCGCTGTATCGCGAAACTGCAATGGGACTGGTTGAAAACATCTACACCCTGAAGATCATCAACAAGGATGAACGGCCACACGAATACCGGCTGACCATCGATGGCCTGTCGGGTGCCGAGCTCGACCTGGGCCGCGAGACGCTTCGGGTGCCCGCCGGCGAGGTGCTCGGCCTGCCGGTTCGGGTACGCATCGACCCGGTCAACCTGAAACAGCCCAGCAGCGAGATCCGCTTCACCCTGGAAGCGGTCGATGACCCGGATATCCGGACCACCCAGACCGGCCGTTTCCTCGGCCCGGTCGGCGGCTGAGGAGGATGCCATGAATGCCACGCCCGAATCCCTGCGCCCCGCACGCCCCTGGTATCGCCAGTTCTGGCCCTGGTTCCTGATCGCCCTCCCCGCCTCGGCGGTGATTGGTGGCCTGATCACCATATTCGTCGCGGTGGAGAACCGAGACGGCCTGGTGGTGGACGACTACTACAAGGAGGGCCTCGCCATCAACGTCCAGCTCGATCGCGAACGCAGGGCGGCCGAACTGGGACTGGCGGCACTGGTGCGGCATCATCCCGCACAGCGGCAACTGGAGGTGTTCCTGGAAGGGGCGCCCGCGGTGCTGGCGGAACTGGATCGCCTGGAGCTGTGGCTGGCCCACCCCACCCGCGCCAACAAGGATCGGCATATCCAGATGGCTCGCGTGGCACCGGGGCACTATGTCAGCGAGCTCAGGGCAATGGCGCCGGGCCGCTGGCATCTGATACTGAGTTCCCCCGAGGGGGACTGGCGCTTGACGGGGCGACTGGATCTGACGCATGGTGGACAGACGCGGATCACCCCAAGCGATTGATTAGATTATCATAATGTTCTGATGGGGTCGCCGCGACGGGCAGCAGAGGAGGATCGTGATGCAGGAAACCCCGCTCATCCAACGTGTCGTGGCCATCCTGTGGCCCTCTTTCCTGGTCGGTGGCGC comes from Thiohalobacter sp. and encodes:
- a CDS encoding FixH family protein codes for the protein MNATPESLRPARPWYRQFWPWFLIALPASAVIGGLITIFVAVENRDGLVVDDYYKEGLAINVQLDRERRAAELGLAALVRHHPAQRQLEVFLEGAPAVLAELDRLELWLAHPTRANKDRHIQMARVAPGHYVSELRAMAPGRWHLILSSPEGDWRLTGRLDLTHGGQTRITPSD